Proteins from a genomic interval of Benincasa hispida cultivar B227 chromosome 7, ASM972705v1, whole genome shotgun sequence:
- the LOC120081149 gene encoding 3-ketoacyl-CoA synthase 19-like, producing MEIFMVICLLSLFYVVFYIWKLILQRRGQCCYLLGYECYKATEDRKLSMESCVNIILRNKNLGLEEYRYLLKSIVNSGLGGETYGPRNVISAREENPSLSEAILEMDDVFSSTLDKLFAKTGVSPSDIDILIVNVSLFSPAPSLTARIINRYKMKEDIKAFNLSGMGCSASIVAIDLVKHLFKTNRNACAVVVSTESIGPNWYSGKEQPMMLTNCLYRSGGCSMLLTNNAALKHSALLKLKCILRTHLGSSNEAYGCSIQVEDDHGHRGFRLTKHIKAVATQALTFNLQSLLPRILPLREIIRYAILTHPLYKVIDRNIEAKKVRLNLKTGVDHFGIPPTERAVIDGLGKSLGLSDYDLEPARMALHRFGNTSTGGLWYVLGYMEAKKRLKKGDKILMISFGAGYECNSCVWEVMSNLKDANVWKDCILSYPIKNTKNPLAEKCGWLNDERLSFVKFDDVKQNLQRQIL from the coding sequence ATGGAGATTTTCATGGTAATATGTTTGCTGTCTCTCTTCTATGTTGTCTTCTACATTTGGAAGTTGATTCTGCAAAGGAGAGGCCAGTGCTGCTACCTGTTAGGATATGAGTGCTATAAAGCTACTGAAGACAGGAAGCTGAGCATGGAATCCTGTGTAAATATTATCTTGAGGAACAAGAACTTGGGGCTTGAAGAATACAGATACCTACTCAAAAGCATCGTCAATTCGGGATTAGGTGGAGAAACGTATGGCCCGAGAAACGTAATTTCAGCCAGAGAAGAAAACCCTTCTCTATCAGAAGCTATTTTAGAGATGGATGATGTGTTTTCAAGTACACTTGATAAGCTCTTCGCTAAGACGGGTGTTTCACCATCTGACATAGATATACTTATTGTAAATGTGTCTTTGTTCTCCCCGGCGCCCTCGTTAACTGCTCGAATTATAAACCGTTACAAGATGAAGGAAGACATCAAGGCCTTCAACCTCTCTGGGATGGGTTGCAGTGCAAGTATTGTTGCTATTGATCTTGTGAAACACTTGTTCAAGACAAACAGGAATGCTTGTGCTGTTGTTGTTAGTACAGAATCTATAGGGCCAAACTGGTATAGTGGAAAGGAACAGCCTATGATGCTTACAAACTGTTTGTACCGCTCGGGAGGTTGTTCGATGCTCTTGACGAATAATGCGGCTTTGAAGCATTCTGCTTTGCTGAAACTTAAATGCATTCTTCGAACGCATCTGGGATCAAGTAATGAAGCGTATGGATGTTCCATTCAAGTCGAAGATGACCATGGTCACCGAGGTTTTCGTCTTACCAAACACATAAAAGCTGTTGCAACTCAAGCTCTCACCTTCAACCTTCAAAGTCTACTGCCTAGAATTTTACCATTGAGGGAAATAATTCGCTATGCCATCCTAACTCATCCACTTTACAAAGTCATTGACAGGAACATTGAAGCAAAGAAAGTACGTTTGAATCTCAAGACTGGAGTCGACCACTTCGGGATACCACCAACCGAAAGGGCGGTCATCGATGGGCTCGGTAAGAGCTTAGGTCTGAGTGATTATGACCTAGAACCTGCCAGAATGGCACTCCATAGATTTGGAAACACATCCacaggtggcctttggtatgtTTTAGGCTACATGGAAGCCAAAAAAAGGCTAAAAAAGGGTGACAAGATTCTGATGATAAGCTTTGGAGCCGGCTATGAATGCAACAGCTGTGTGTGGGAGGTTATGAGCAACTTGAAAGATGCAAATGTCTGGAAAGACTGCATCCTTAGCTACCCTATAAAAAACACCAAGAATCCGCTTGCCGAAAAGTGCGGTTGGCTCAACGATGAACGTCTATCATTCGTTAAGTTTGACGACGTAAAACAAAATCTACAGCGACAAATTCTTTGA